In Pseudonocardia cypriaca, a single genomic region encodes these proteins:
- a CDS encoding ABC transporter permease, whose amino-acid sequence MAGKRLSFQLGMIPAVVAAIVIGALVSDAFLTPGNLLNVLQQSAELAILVIAETLILLTGKFDLSLESVVGFAPMLAAWLVLPSVLGGTEAIPAATGLIVLFGVGAAVGLLNGLMVTRLRLNAFITTLAVLILLRGATLGVADGRTLANLPPAFTYLGSTSFVGLPFTVWIAAVLFAGVHLFLNYHRHGRAIYAVGGNPVAAHAAGIRVSRTVLAVFVVAGVLAALAGLLLTGRLAAVTAGQGQNMIFTVFAAAVIGGISLNGGRGSVLGALLGVLLLGVISNILTLSQISTFWIDAANGAIILAALLIQRATGEKSEET is encoded by the coding sequence ATGGCGGGTAAACGCCTGTCCTTCCAGCTCGGGATGATCCCGGCCGTCGTCGCGGCGATCGTCATCGGCGCCCTGGTCAGCGACGCGTTCCTCACCCCGGGGAACCTGCTCAACGTGCTCCAGCAGAGCGCGGAGCTGGCCATCCTGGTGATCGCGGAGACCTTGATCCTCCTGACCGGGAAGTTCGACCTGTCGCTGGAGTCGGTCGTCGGGTTCGCCCCGATGCTCGCTGCCTGGCTCGTCCTGCCCAGCGTGCTCGGTGGCACCGAGGCGATCCCCGCAGCCACCGGCCTGATCGTCCTGTTCGGCGTGGGCGCCGCGGTGGGGTTGCTGAACGGGCTCATGGTCACCCGGCTCCGGCTGAACGCGTTCATCACGACCCTCGCGGTGCTGATCCTGCTGCGCGGCGCGACACTGGGAGTCGCCGACGGACGGACACTGGCGAACCTCCCGCCCGCCTTCACCTACCTCGGCAGCACCAGCTTCGTCGGGCTGCCCTTCACGGTCTGGATCGCCGCGGTGCTGTTCGCGGGGGTGCACCTGTTCCTGAACTACCACCGGCACGGGCGTGCGATCTACGCAGTGGGGGGCAACCCCGTCGCCGCGCACGCTGCCGGCATCCGGGTGTCGCGCACCGTGCTGGCCGTGTTCGTGGTCGCAGGCGTCCTCGCGGCACTGGCCGGTCTGCTGCTCACGGGCCGGCTCGCCGCCGTGACGGCGGGCCAGGGCCAGAACATGATCTTCACCGTCTTCGCGGCCGCCGTGATCGGGGGGATCAGCCTCAACGGCGGCCGCGGCTCCGTCCTCGGGGCGCTGCTGGGCGTCCTCCTGCTCGGCGTCATCTCCAACATCCTCACGCTGTCGCAGATCTCGACGTTCTGGATCGACGCCGCGAACGGCGCGATCATCCTCGCCGCTCTCCTCATCCAGCGTGCGACGGGCGAGAAGAGCGAAGAGACCTGA
- a CDS encoding SDR family NAD(P)-dependent oxidoreductase, producing the protein MSEHAMPTGPALEGRVALVTGASRGIGAATARAFSAAGAKLVLAARDENALHALADDISGRGGCAVAIPTDVQYPESVCRLVEQTVGAYGRLDVAVNCAADNGHRPTPLADVSIGDFDRAIAVSLRGVFLAMKYEIPAMLQGGGGAIVNMSSTAAHRPVGGLAGYVTAKAALEGMTRTAALDYAAAGIRINALAPGPILTEQLHRAGADAQRTVAATVPARRLGSPEEVAAAAVWLCGPGAEFVTGTTVTVDGGLLAGMAPFAPTARHEGRR; encoded by the coding sequence ATGAGCGAGCACGCCATGCCCACCGGGCCGGCACTCGAGGGTCGCGTCGCCCTGGTCACCGGTGCGAGCCGAGGCATCGGCGCCGCGACTGCCCGTGCGTTCAGCGCGGCCGGCGCAAAGCTGGTGCTGGCGGCGCGGGACGAGAACGCGCTGCACGCGCTCGCCGATGACATCTCCGGGCGCGGTGGCTGCGCCGTCGCCATCCCCACCGACGTGCAGTACCCGGAGTCGGTGTGCCGCCTCGTCGAGCAGACCGTCGGCGCCTACGGGCGACTCGACGTCGCCGTGAACTGCGCCGCGGACAACGGGCACCGCCCCACCCCGTTGGCCGACGTCTCGATCGGGGACTTCGACCGCGCGATCGCGGTCAGCCTCCGCGGGGTGTTCCTCGCCATGAAGTACGAGATTCCCGCGATGCTGCAGGGCGGCGGCGGCGCGATCGTCAACATGTCCTCCACCGCAGCGCATCGCCCGGTGGGCGGCCTCGCCGGCTACGTCACGGCCAAGGCCGCGCTGGAGGGTATGACCCGGACCGCTGCCCTGGACTACGCCGCCGCAGGCATCCGGATCAACGCGCTCGCGCCCGGTCCGATCCTGACCGAGCAACTGCACCGCGCCGGCGCCGACGCCCAGCGGACCGTGGCCGCGACCGTGCCGGCGCGCCGGCTCGGGTCACCCGAGGAGGTCGCGGCCGCGGCGGTCTGGCTCTGCGGCCCGGGTGCCGAGTTCGTCACCGGCACCACGGTGACCGTCGACGGTGGCCTACTCGCGGGCATGGCGCCGTTCGCCCCGACCGCGCGCCACGAGGGACGGCGATGA
- a CDS encoding DUF4386 domain-containing protein, with protein MTRTETPDARRRYRADAGPPLVILAIVSTGLLVAGLIVSTALAGETFPAPFAPADVVESYFRNNRTAVAVTAFSTFASGVPLAIYAATASARLRNLGIRNPGATIALVGGIVAAVFLCLSGMLSWVLSRPEIAGEPPVVHALQGLTFMTGGPGHVVALGLLVAGIAVPGLLAGLLPRWVAIAGLAIAAVCELATLVLLVDGAIAVVPVGRFGSLLWLIAAAVLLPKRRPAANA; from the coding sequence ATGACCAGGACCGAGACCCCCGATGCCCGGCGGCGCTACCGGGCCGATGCCGGGCCACCACTGGTGATCCTCGCCATCGTCTCGACCGGCCTGCTGGTGGCCGGACTGATCGTCAGCACCGCCCTGGCCGGTGAGACCTTCCCTGCCCCGTTCGCGCCGGCGGACGTCGTCGAGTCCTACTTCCGCAACAACCGCACCGCGGTCGCGGTCACCGCGTTCTCCACGTTCGCGTCCGGCGTCCCGCTCGCGATATACGCGGCCACGGCCTCAGCCCGGTTGCGCAACCTCGGGATCCGCAATCCCGGCGCCACGATCGCCCTGGTCGGCGGGATCGTCGCGGCGGTGTTCCTCTGCCTCTCGGGGATGCTCAGCTGGGTGCTGTCCCGACCGGAGATCGCCGGCGAGCCGCCGGTCGTGCATGCGCTGCAGGGCCTCACGTTCATGACCGGCGGGCCAGGGCACGTCGTGGCGTTGGGGCTGCTGGTCGCCGGGATCGCGGTTCCGGGGCTGCTCGCCGGTCTCCTGCCGCGTTGGGTCGCGATCGCCGGCCTGGCGATCGCCGCCGTGTGTGAGCTGGCCACACTCGTGCTCCTGGTCGACGGCGCCATCGCCGTGGTGCCCGTCGGGAGGTTCGGAAGCCTGCTGTGGCTCATCGCCGCGGCGGTGCTGCTGCCGAAGCGCCGTCCGGCCGCGAACGCATGA
- a CDS encoding substrate-binding domain-containing protein encodes MGYEAALALLRSTDPPTAIFAMSGYSALGVIGAYRDNGLIVGQDFALVGYHDISISAQLSIPSRACGRHWTSSACRRRRLLLSRMAGEEVESVRLPPVLQVRDSRSRRWRS; translated from the coding sequence TTGGGCTACGAGGCGGCTCTGGCACTCCTCCGCTCGACAGATCCGCCGACGGCGATCTTCGCCATGTCCGGCTACTCGGCGCTCGGCGTGATCGGGGCGTACCGCGACAACGGCCTGATCGTGGGGCAGGACTTCGCGCTGGTCGGCTACCACGACATCTCGATCTCCGCGCAGCTGAGCATCCCCTCACGAGCCTGCGGTCGCCACTGGACGAGCTCGGCGTGCAGGCGACGAAGGTTGCTCCTGAGCCGGATGGCGGGCGAGGAGGTCGAGTCCGTCCGGCTTCCCCCGGTCCTCCAGGTGCGCGACTCCCGCAGCCGCCGCTGGCGGTCCTGA
- a CDS encoding GlxA family transcriptional regulator: MTTLVVYGASAMDLGITTALFGSSHLHAGSASGWYEQLLCVPETDQTGRLAQNYTTGTSYGLDMLTGAHTVIVVAGPRVPPDPSETVLQALRAAHARGARIVALGAGVFVVAAAGLLTGMRATTHWSICEELRRRHPDVVVDDQALYVEDSGIFTAAGAAATLDLGLELIRRDRGAAVANSLARWMIAPPQRSGDHRQFVAAPLSETNDGLAHVLEWASGRLAEPLTLADMAQIAGLSPRTLSRRFHAALGTSPLQWLLAQRVRLAQELLESSQGSVEQIARRSGLGSVGNLRQHFTRALGVSPQEYRRMLRSQGAGD, translated from the coding sequence GTGACCACGCTCGTGGTCTACGGCGCCTCGGCCATGGACCTGGGGATCACGACCGCGCTCTTCGGGTCCTCACATCTCCACGCAGGAAGCGCGAGCGGATGGTATGAGCAGTTGCTGTGTGTCCCGGAAACCGACCAAACGGGGCGACTGGCTCAAAACTATACGACCGGGACGTCCTATGGGCTGGACATGCTTACCGGCGCACACACGGTCATCGTCGTGGCCGGACCGCGGGTTCCACCCGACCCGTCCGAGACGGTACTGCAGGCTTTGCGAGCGGCACACGCACGCGGCGCTCGGATTGTCGCCCTCGGTGCCGGCGTATTCGTGGTTGCCGCCGCTGGGCTACTCACCGGCATGCGTGCCACCACCCACTGGTCGATCTGCGAGGAGTTGCGTCGCCGCCACCCGGACGTCGTCGTCGACGACCAAGCGCTCTACGTCGAGGACAGCGGAATCTTCACTGCGGCCGGTGCTGCCGCAACTCTCGACCTGGGCCTCGAACTGATCCGACGAGACCGCGGCGCAGCCGTGGCCAATTCCCTCGCACGGTGGATGATCGCTCCTCCGCAGCGATCGGGCGATCATCGTCAGTTCGTGGCCGCGCCGCTCAGCGAGACGAACGACGGCCTGGCTCACGTCCTGGAATGGGCGTCCGGCCGGCTCGCCGAGCCGCTCACCCTCGCGGACATGGCGCAGATTGCGGGGCTCAGCCCGCGGACACTGTCTCGACGGTTCCACGCAGCGTTGGGCACATCACCGCTGCAATGGCTGTTGGCGCAACGGGTTCGTCTCGCCCAGGAGCTCCTGGAATCGAGTCAGGGATCTGTCGAGCAGATCGCCCGGCGCAGCGGCTTGGGCAGCGTTGGGAACCTGCGCCAACACTTCACGAGAGCGCTCGGTGTGTCGCCACAGGAGTATCGCCGGATGCTCCGTTCCCAAGGCGCGGGCGATTGA
- a CDS encoding ATP-binding protein produces MTANLGTLLQTWRERALLTQEQLADRTGLHVRTIRRLERGAGSGRPHSTSLQRLAVALGLDATERELLIEAARPAPAPQISEIAVSGHRSVPESPPRHDRSLHQLPAAPPLFTGRSADVAYLDQIIEQSGPGPVVVTIDGMAGIGKTALAAHVAHRWSSRYPDGQLFLDLQGYTRGVRPVDPRDALGRLLRAIGVPGGQIPDDLEDRAALYRSCLADRTVLVLLDNAASEAQVLPQLPGSGGSLVMITSRRRLAGLDVTHAHSLGILAADDAVDLLVRSSGRSGSPADQRDQLMETAELCGFLPLAVRIAAARLRSRPSWSLLHLNERLRCFRHRLAELEAGDRGVTAALDLSYAHLEPDLRYGYRMLALHPGLDFDVDAAATLMGQRSTKVEPLLDHLLEVHLLQEHVPGRYRFHDLIRAHAMEVARVEEGQADRRDALVRLAEHYCRAVRSAVDLLYPYERENRRRAGDADENLLAVEDPARAATWVETELTNLLAVAESSDLNGWPEGTLRLSALLHRHLRTRGRYSDGADLHERAVCTARKIGDRLAELDALNDLGHMRRLQGRFPDAIALFAEVRCAARTTGDQHGDLNALIGIGQVHLMQGRYTEAVGSFGAARSTAVRIGCRGRELEALLGLGWVRVAQGDPAVAELQRAVELARAVGHSTAEVRALTALGLSHRLGGRHGEAMSLFEQAMRVARAAGEQPGELEALIRIASLQRILGRFEEAGVMYERAVRVAREVGSRNYEFEALHGSGRLQNDAGRPREALALHQRALDLAVSLGQAAEEARAHDGLAHAHSTLEDHEQARAHWRRALSILIALGSARTEEPETTTAAIRSHLERLDAEAEREQATSASHAREVLHSG; encoded by the coding sequence ATGACAGCGAATCTCGGAACGCTCCTGCAGACCTGGCGGGAACGCGCGCTCCTGACGCAGGAGCAGCTCGCGGATCGAACAGGGCTGCACGTGCGCACGATCCGGCGACTCGAACGAGGCGCCGGAAGCGGCAGGCCGCACAGCACTTCCCTGCAGCGCCTCGCCGTAGCCCTCGGCCTCGACGCCACGGAACGCGAACTCTTGATCGAAGCGGCCCGCCCGGCGCCGGCGCCACAGATCTCCGAGATCGCCGTCTCGGGCCACCGCTCGGTTCCGGAGAGCCCACCGCGCCACGACAGGTCGCTCCACCAACTTCCGGCGGCACCACCTCTGTTCACCGGCAGGTCGGCCGACGTGGCATACCTCGATCAGATCATCGAGCAATCCGGGCCCGGGCCCGTTGTCGTCACCATCGACGGGATGGCCGGTATCGGCAAGACGGCCCTTGCCGCACACGTCGCACACCGTTGGTCCAGCCGCTACCCGGACGGGCAGCTCTTCCTCGACCTCCAGGGCTACACCCGCGGAGTGCGTCCGGTCGACCCCCGCGACGCGCTGGGCCGTCTCCTGCGGGCCATCGGCGTACCCGGCGGGCAGATCCCCGACGACCTCGAGGACCGCGCCGCCCTGTACCGCAGCTGCCTGGCCGATCGCACGGTGCTCGTCCTCCTCGACAACGCGGCGAGCGAGGCCCAAGTGCTTCCGCAGCTCCCCGGTTCGGGCGGATCGCTCGTGATGATCACGAGTCGACGTCGGCTCGCCGGACTGGATGTCACGCACGCTCACTCGCTCGGAATCCTGGCCGCGGACGACGCGGTGGACCTGCTCGTGCGAAGTTCTGGCCGCAGCGGGTCACCCGCGGATCAGCGTGACCAGCTCATGGAGACCGCCGAGTTGTGCGGGTTCCTCCCGCTGGCGGTACGGATCGCTGCGGCGAGACTGCGATCCCGCCCGTCCTGGAGCCTCCTCCACCTCAACGAGCGGCTTCGTTGCTTCCGCCACCGCCTCGCCGAGCTCGAGGCCGGCGATCGGGGCGTCACAGCGGCACTCGACCTCTCGTACGCGCATCTGGAGCCGGACCTGCGCTACGGGTACCGGATGCTGGCGCTGCACCCCGGCCTCGACTTCGACGTCGACGCCGCTGCGACGCTCATGGGGCAGCGCTCGACGAAGGTGGAGCCGCTTCTCGACCATCTGCTCGAGGTTCACCTGCTGCAGGAGCACGTCCCCGGGCGCTATCGGTTCCACGATCTCATCCGAGCGCATGCGATGGAGGTTGCTCGGGTCGAGGAGGGCCAGGCGGATCGGCGTGATGCGCTGGTGCGGTTGGCCGAGCACTACTGCCGAGCGGTGCGCTCGGCGGTCGACCTGCTCTACCCGTACGAACGCGAGAACCGGCGTCGCGCGGGGGACGCGGACGAAAACCTTCTGGCAGTCGAAGATCCAGCTCGCGCGGCCACGTGGGTGGAAACCGAGCTGACGAACCTGCTGGCGGTGGCGGAGTCGTCAGACCTGAACGGATGGCCCGAGGGCACTCTGCGGCTCTCAGCCCTGCTCCACCGTCACCTGCGGACCCGCGGCAGGTACAGCGACGGGGCGGACTTGCACGAGCGAGCGGTATGCACCGCTCGCAAGATCGGCGACCGGTTGGCAGAGTTGGACGCGCTCAACGATCTCGGACACATGCGCCGGCTCCAGGGCCGCTTCCCGGATGCGATCGCCCTGTTCGCCGAAGTCCGGTGCGCTGCCCGGACTACCGGCGATCAGCACGGCGACCTGAACGCGCTCATCGGTATCGGCCAGGTGCATCTCATGCAGGGTCGTTACACAGAGGCCGTGGGCAGCTTCGGGGCGGCCCGCAGCACCGCGGTGCGTATCGGCTGTCGGGGCCGTGAGCTGGAAGCACTCCTCGGCCTCGGGTGGGTACGAGTAGCGCAGGGTGATCCGGCCGTCGCCGAGCTGCAGCGGGCAGTCGAGCTCGCTCGCGCGGTCGGGCACTCAACCGCGGAGGTACGTGCGTTGACCGCGCTCGGGCTCTCCCACCGGCTGGGCGGCCGACACGGCGAGGCCATGTCGCTGTTCGAGCAGGCGATGCGAGTTGCGCGCGCCGCCGGCGAGCAGCCCGGCGAGCTCGAGGCTCTGATCAGGATCGCTTCCCTCCAGCGGATTCTCGGCCGCTTCGAGGAAGCCGGCGTGATGTACGAGCGGGCAGTGCGGGTTGCGCGCGAGGTCGGCAGCCGCAACTACGAGTTCGAGGCCTTGCACGGCAGCGGCCGGCTCCAGAACGACGCCGGGCGCCCCCGCGAGGCGCTCGCTCTCCACCAGCGGGCGCTCGATCTCGCAGTCAGCCTCGGCCAGGCGGCGGAGGAAGCACGCGCACATGACGGCCTCGCGCACGCCCACTCCACGCTCGAAGATCATGAACAGGCCCGTGCGCACTGGCGTCGGGCGTTATCGATCTTGATTGCGTTGGGTTCGGCCCGCACGGAGGAGCCCGAGACGACCACAGCGGCGATACGCTCGCATCTCGAGCGACTCGATGCCGAGGCCGAACGGGAACAGGCGACGAGCGCGAGCCACGCGCGCGAGGTCTTGCACAGCGGCTGA
- a CDS encoding NADP-dependent oxidoreductase, with product MRAVRIDRFGGPEVLAVQEVPDPVPASGEVLVRVVASSINPVDAKTRADLIRGGVPELPMILGWDLAGIVVHPGASSFEVGDRVVGMSAQLAAGRGTWADLVALPERVLAPAPAAAGLVEAATLPLPGLTASQAVEWLDLSPGQRLLVTGAIGAVGGMAVQLAVHAGVVVDALVSRDAQREQALALGATEVVTDVAQLGRGHYDGVLDTAGVRPDGAVRDGGRLASVATEAGPVPDLSGRGIATTNIQIVEDGARLVDLVKLVDDRVLRLRVDSVHPVHRVREAHERFARGRLDGKIVLVF from the coding sequence GTGCGCGCTGTGCGCATCGACCGATTCGGCGGCCCCGAGGTCCTCGCCGTCCAGGAGGTCCCCGACCCGGTGCCGGCATCCGGCGAGGTGCTGGTGCGGGTCGTGGCCAGCAGCATCAACCCGGTGGACGCCAAGACCCGCGCCGACCTGATCAGGGGTGGCGTGCCGGAGCTGCCGATGATCCTCGGTTGGGATCTCGCGGGGATCGTCGTGCATCCCGGGGCCAGCTCGTTCGAGGTGGGTGACCGGGTGGTCGGCATGTCGGCGCAGCTGGCCGCCGGGCGGGGGACGTGGGCGGACCTCGTGGCCCTGCCGGAACGCGTGCTCGCTCCCGCGCCGGCGGCGGCCGGCCTCGTCGAGGCCGCGACGCTTCCGTTGCCGGGGCTCACGGCGTCCCAGGCGGTGGAGTGGCTGGACCTGTCGCCGGGGCAGCGGCTGCTGGTCACGGGGGCGATCGGTGCCGTCGGTGGGATGGCGGTGCAGCTGGCCGTCCACGCAGGTGTCGTGGTCGATGCGCTGGTCTCCCGCGACGCCCAGCGGGAGCAGGCGCTCGCGCTCGGGGCCACCGAGGTCGTGACCGACGTCGCGCAGCTCGGGCGGGGCCACTACGACGGGGTGCTCGACACCGCCGGCGTGCGCCCCGACGGCGCGGTCAGGGACGGGGGGAGGCTCGCCTCGGTCGCCACCGAGGCCGGTCCCGTGCCGGACCTGTCCGGGCGCGGCATCGCCACCACGAACATCCAGATCGTCGAGGACGGCGCCCGGCTGGTCGACCTGGTGAAGCTGGTGGACGATCGTGTGCTGCGGCTGCGCGTCGACTCGGTCCATCCCGTCCACCGGGTGCGGGAGGCCCACGAACGCTTTGCCCGTGGCCGGCTCGACGGGAAGATCGTGCTGGTGTTCTGA
- a CDS encoding ATP-binding protein: MLHGRVGEQTRIDELLEQAREGRGGALVLRGEPGIGKTALLEFAAEQATGMRVLRTAGVEPEQDMDHAALHRAVQPILDMISGLPPVQAEALDAVFGRARAPVADRFLVALSTLTLLTDAARTRPLLCLVDDGQWIDQPSLDVLAFTARRLAAEPVAVLFATRPEARAAAVLAGLPELPLAGLDRTSARLVLRERGIAADDEDLLLRTAAGNPLALEELPVRVPSAGPRDEPLPLVERLQEAFLARLPPAADARRLLLLAAADGTGRRDVLQRALPSAAELDGLHDLIHVDGPTVTFRHPLVRSAVYHAASPAQRRATHRALAAALEPEPAEHDRRAWHLGQAADGPDEAVAAELEHSAERAMRRGGAAAAADALTRAAQLTPPGPDQARRLVAAASASWHGGDAAGAVERLDLAERVDLRAPPAHVDAILLRALIELRTGNPADALRLLRPALAHALNGSPDTAIELLMLLGEAGYHAGDATSWREVSEAVERLTLTGDDPPVVLLRLTRAVARVRRGAPSRLTAEDLATIEQLTEPGRLCWAGGMLYGLGDRARGRWLRRRAMERARAVGAVGTLAWVLEYVVLDEMGAGRYRAAEAYADEGNRYAAETGQSTLSCWYRSTLAVLAAVQGCDSDSRELAESVLAATAGRQLLAATTQARRALGLLDLASGRFEQAVGHLRPPEGPDGAAHPGLVLQNVPELVEAAQHLGRPELAAESLRCFTDWADASGSPDLLALVARCRALTGEGDVEGAFRRAVALHPPTDGPLELARTQLLYGEHLRRARRRSDARPLLRAALETFEIIGATTWARRARDELRATGETTSNATDDALAALTPQELRIATAVGSGATNREIAAQLFLSTRTIDYHLRKVFQKLGISSRVELTRFQLVDGGLDATDALADRADRYGTETSEID; this comes from the coding sequence ATGCTGCACGGGCGGGTCGGCGAGCAGACGAGGATCGACGAGCTCCTCGAGCAGGCCCGCGAGGGGCGTGGCGGCGCCCTCGTCCTGCGCGGTGAGCCGGGGATCGGCAAGACCGCACTGCTGGAGTTCGCCGCCGAGCAGGCGACCGGTATGCGCGTGCTGCGCACCGCCGGCGTCGAGCCGGAGCAGGACATGGACCACGCAGCACTGCACCGCGCGGTGCAGCCCATCCTGGACATGATCAGCGGGCTGCCCCCCGTCCAGGCCGAGGCCCTCGACGCCGTGTTCGGACGGGCGCGGGCACCGGTCGCCGACCGGTTCCTGGTCGCGCTGTCCACGCTGACCTTGCTGACCGACGCGGCACGCACGCGGCCGCTGCTGTGTCTCGTCGACGACGGGCAGTGGATCGACCAACCCTCGCTCGACGTGCTCGCCTTCACCGCGCGACGGCTGGCGGCCGAACCGGTCGCGGTTCTGTTCGCCACCCGCCCGGAGGCGCGGGCCGCAGCCGTGCTCGCCGGGCTGCCGGAGCTCCCGCTCGCCGGGCTCGACCGCACCTCGGCTCGGCTGGTCCTGCGGGAGCGCGGCATCGCCGCCGACGACGAGGACCTGCTGCTGCGCACCGCCGCCGGGAACCCGCTCGCGCTCGAGGAGCTCCCGGTCCGTGTCCCGTCGGCCGGCCCGAGGGACGAACCGCTCCCGCTGGTCGAGCGCCTGCAGGAGGCGTTCCTCGCCCGCCTGCCACCCGCCGCCGACGCCAGGCGGCTGCTCCTGCTGGCCGCGGCCGACGGCACCGGGCGTCGCGACGTCCTGCAGCGGGCGCTGCCGTCGGCGGCGGAGCTGGACGGACTCCACGACCTGATCCACGTCGACGGCCCCACGGTGACGTTCCGCCACCCGCTCGTCCGGTCGGCCGTGTACCACGCAGCCAGCCCCGCGCAGCGCCGCGCCACCCACCGGGCGCTCGCCGCCGCCCTCGAACCCGAGCCGGCCGAACACGACCGGCGAGCATGGCACCTCGGGCAGGCTGCGGACGGACCCGACGAGGCGGTCGCGGCGGAACTCGAACACTCCGCCGAGCGGGCCATGCGCCGGGGCGGTGCGGCCGCGGCGGCCGATGCGCTCACCAGGGCCGCTCAGCTGACCCCGCCCGGCCCCGACCAGGCACGCCGTCTCGTCGCGGCCGCGTCGGCCTCCTGGCACGGCGGGGATGCCGCCGGTGCCGTCGAACGGCTCGACCTCGCCGAACGCGTCGACCTCCGCGCCCCGCCGGCCCACGTCGACGCCATCCTGCTCCGGGCCCTGATCGAGCTGAGGACCGGCAACCCCGCCGACGCCCTCCGGCTGCTGCGGCCCGCCCTCGCGCACGCCCTGAACGGCAGCCCCGACACCGCGATCGAGCTGCTCATGCTCCTGGGCGAGGCCGGCTACCACGCTGGCGACGCAACGTCGTGGCGGGAGGTCTCCGAGGCCGTCGAGCGACTGACGTTGACCGGTGACGACCCGCCGGTCGTGCTCCTGCGACTCACCCGCGCCGTCGCCCGGGTCCGCCGCGGTGCGCCGAGCCGGCTGACCGCGGAGGACCTCGCCACGATCGAGCAGCTGACCGAACCCGGGCGGCTGTGCTGGGCCGGCGGGATGCTCTACGGCCTCGGCGATCGTGCTCGGGGGCGTTGGCTGCGGCGCAGGGCGATGGAGCGCGCACGCGCGGTCGGCGCGGTCGGGACCCTGGCCTGGGTGCTCGAGTACGTGGTGCTCGACGAGATGGGCGCGGGCCGCTATCGCGCCGCCGAGGCGTACGCCGACGAGGGCAACCGGTACGCCGCTGAGACCGGGCAGAGCACCCTCAGCTGCTGGTACCGCAGCACGCTTGCCGTCCTCGCCGCGGTGCAAGGCTGCGATTCCGACAGTCGCGAGCTCGCCGAGAGCGTCCTCGCGGCGACGGCCGGTCGGCAGCTGCTGGCCGCGACGACCCAGGCACGTCGAGCGCTCGGGCTGCTCGACCTCGCCTCCGGGCGGTTCGAGCAGGCCGTCGGGCACCTGCGGCCCCCCGAGGGCCCCGACGGCGCAGCACATCCCGGCCTCGTGCTGCAGAACGTCCCGGAGCTCGTCGAAGCGGCCCAGCACCTCGGCAGACCGGAGCTGGCGGCCGAATCGCTCCGGTGCTTCACCGACTGGGCCGACGCGAGCGGATCACCCGACCTGCTGGCGCTCGTCGCCCGCTGCCGAGCACTCACCGGCGAGGGCGACGTCGAGGGCGCGTTCCGACGTGCCGTGGCGCTGCACCCGCCCACGGATGGCCCACTCGAACTGGCCCGAACCCAGCTGCTGTACGGCGAGCACCTCCGCCGGGCCCGCCGCCGCTCCGACGCCCGGCCGCTGCTGCGCGCCGCCCTGGAAACCTTCGAGATCATCGGCGCCACGACATGGGCCCGCCGCGCCCGCGACGAGCTCCGCGCCACCGGCGAAACCACCAGCAACGCGACCGACGACGCGCTGGCCGCGCTGACTCCTCAGGAACTGCGCATCGCCACCGCCGTCGGGAGCGGCGCGACCAACCGGGAGATCGCCGCACAGCTGTTCCTCAGCACCCGCACGATCGACTACCACCTGCGCAAGGTGTTCCAGAAGCTCGGCATCAGCTCACGCGTCGAACTCACCCGTTTCCAGCTGGTCGACGGCGGGCTGGACGCGACCGACGCGCTGGCCGACCGAGCTGATCGATACGGGACCGAGACATCGGAAATCGACTGA